The proteins below are encoded in one region of Belonocnema kinseyi isolate 2016_QV_RU_SX_M_011 chromosome 3, B_treatae_v1, whole genome shotgun sequence:
- the LOC117169430 gene encoding uncharacterized protein LOC117169430: MLIFYCWERASKKLDLHQQEVERQQSQTILRKYANMMQSRKSMIYNISIENSHTHDMQSSESDDTVLIVPYDDSFPNSLKRTNDDIDNNGKNRSEFKNDERDLNLPSRRMFESIGTNQVIQSSTSRRQSATKSEQSKNPSPGCLGPPLFRQRNSTPDLFR, from the exons ATGCTTATATTCTACTGTTGGGaa AGAGCCAGCAAAAAACTCGACCTTCATCAACAGGAAGTAGAACGACAGCAAAGCcaaacaattttgagaaaatacgCTAATATGATGCAGAGTCGAAAATCAAtgatatataatatttcaatagaaaattctcatACTCATGACATGCAAAGTTCTGAATCTGATGACACTGTCTTGATTGTTCCGTATGATGACAGCTTCCCAAATTCTCTGAAAAGGACAAATG atgaTATTGACAATAATGGAAAAAATAGATCGGAATTTAAGAACGATGAAAGAGATTTAAACCTTCCTTCTAGAAGAATGTTCGAATCAATCGGAACTAACCAAGTAATACAATCATCAACATCTCGAAGACAATCGGCAACGAAAAGTGAACAATCCAAGAATCCATCACCGGGATGCCTAGGACCCCCACTGTTTAGACAAAGGAATTCGACGCCTG ATCTATTTAGATGA